CGGTGCCCGTGGCGAACGGCTCGTACGCGGCCTCCCGGGCCTCCTCGAACGGCACCGGCTCGTCGGGCACCTGCCAGGCCGCCACGGTCAGCGGCACGGACTCCGGGTGGATCACGGGCCGGACGCGCTGCTCCAGTACCCGTGCGACGCGCTGCTCGATCCTGCGCCGTTCGTCGTGCATCCGAGAGCACCTACTTCCGGTTGAGGTGGGCGAGACCGGGGTGTACGGCGGTGTACCCGTCCAGCAGGCGGCGGGCCACGGTGACGGAGTCGACCAGCGGGTGCAGGGCGAAGGCCCGCACGGCGGCGGCGCGCGACCCGCTCTCCGCGGCCGTCATGACCTCCCGCTCGACGGCCTTCACCGCGGTGACCAGACCGGTGGCGTGGCCCGGCAGCGGGTCGACGGCGTACGGGTGGGCGCCGCTCGCGTCCACCAGGCACGGCACCTCGATCACGGCGTCGGCGTCGAGCACGGAGAGCGCCGTACCGTTGCGGACGTTGAGGATCAGCGTGGTGCGCTCGTCGCGGGCGACGGCGCGCATCAGGGCCAGCGCCACCTTCTCGTACCCGCCCGACTCCAGGTCCGTACCCGCCCGTTCACCCGCACCCGACGCCTCCCGGCTGCCGGCCATGTAGGTGGCCTCGCGCTCGGCGAGCGCGGACCGCCAGCGCCGGAGGGAGGGCTCCGCGTAGAAGCCGGCCTGCTGGTCGCGGAGGAACGCCCCGCGGGTGCGTTCCGCCCGCCGGTACGCCCGCACGGTCTCGCGGTTGAAGTAGTAGTAGTGCAGATACTCGTTGGGGATCGCGCCGAGCGAGCGCAGCCAGTCCGCGCCGAACAGCCTGCCCTCCTCCAGGGAGCCGAGCGCCTCCCGGTCGGCGAGGAGCCGGGGCAGCTCGTCCCGCCCCCTCACCCGCACCCCGCGGAGCCAGCCCAGGTGGTTGAGGCCCACGTAGTCCATCCACACCCGGGCGGGGTCGGCGCCGAGCGCCCGCGCGACCCGCCGCCCCAGCCCCACCGGTGAGTCGCAGATCCCGACGACCCGGTCACCGAGCACCCGGGACATCGCCTCGGTGACGAGCCCCGCGGGATTGGTGAAGTTGATGACCCACGCGTCGGGCGCGAGCGCGGCGACCCTGCGGGCGATGTCCGTGGCGACCGGCACGGTCCGCAGGCCGTAGGCGATGCCGCCGGCCCCCACCGTCTCCTGCCCCAGCACGCCCTCGGCGAGCGCCACCCGCTCGTCGGCGGCACGCCCCTCCAGCCCCCCGACCCGGATCGCGGAGAACACGAAGTCGGCCCCGCGCAGCGCCTCGTCGAGATCGGTCGTGGCCTCGACGACCGGTGCGTCCGGCACTCCCGCGGCCTGCTCTGCGAGGACGGTGGCGACGGCACGCAGACGGGAGCCGTCGACGTCGTGGAGGGTGACCCGGGTGACCCGGCCCTCGTCGCGGTCGCCGAGGAGCGCGCCGTACACCAGCGGTACGCGGAAGCCTCCGCCGCCCAGAATCGCCAGTCTCATCCCGCGACCTTCCTCATCCCGCGACCTTCCTCGCCCTGGGCGCCTGCGGAGCGCCGGCGTCCCCCGCCGGTCTTCCCGGTCCGTCTTGCCCGGTTCCGTCCTGCCACAACGCTGTCACCTCGGCGGCGTCCGCGCGAGAACCATGCGGTGTTCCGGCGGTATCGCGTCCCGGGCCATCCTGTCGGATTCCATCGGAAACCATGGGTTTCCGGCGGGCGTCCGGTGGGTGCCTCGCGGGGAGCCCCAGGAAACGGGTTCCCGGGAGCGGGGCGGTGCGTCGAATAATGCGTTGACGTACCCGGAAGGCCTCCTGTTAGCCTCCAGGAGTCCTTCTGCTTCGTTCTGGGCCTGTGTGCCCTGGAAAAGGGTGTTCATGTCCCGGCCCGCGCCGAGTGCGCCTCGCCGCACCGCGTAACCGTCCGCTGCCTTTCGCTGCCCGCTCGTGCGGGCGGCTGCCGGACGCGTCCTCCGGTGCTCTGCCCTGCCCGTCCGCCGCTCCGCGGTTTTCTCGGGCATTCTGACGAGGCCACTCGGCCTGCTCTTGCTGTCACGACCGACTTCCCAGCAAGGAGCATCCGGGTGTCCAGCCACACCACCAACAACAACCACATCCTCAGCCTCGGCACCTTCAGCTGCGCCCGGTGCGGGCTGACCGTATCCGCGTACAGTGCCGACGGCGCGCCACGCAACCACTGCCCGTCCTGCCTGCACTCCCGGCACGTTCTCGACCACGTCGAGGGCGGTCCGAGCGACTGCGAGGGCCGGATGTCCCCCATCGCCATCGCCGTGCTCCGCACCGGTGACTGGATGGTCATCCACCGGTGCGTGCGCTGCGACGAGCTCACCTCGAACCCGGTCTGCGCCGACGACAACCAGCTCATCCTGATGCGCATGGCGGTCCGCCCGCTGGCCCAACCGCCCTTCCCGCTCGAAGCGTTCGGAACCCTCTGATCGCCCGGCAGGGAAGGAGCATCGCCATGTCACGCAACAACCGAAGGCGGCGGCGCCGTCCACAGCGGCACAAGGACGTCCTGCACACCCGGGGCGGGCACCGGGCGAACGACTTCCGGTGCGCGTCCTGCCGGCTCGATGTGCCGGTGGACGCACCCGGCACCGCGCACCGAAACCACTGCCCCCA
The Streptomyces tirandamycinicus DNA segment above includes these coding regions:
- a CDS encoding 6-phospho-beta-glucosidase translates to MRLAILGGGGFRVPLVYGALLGDRDEGRVTRVTLHDVDGSRLRAVATVLAEQAAGVPDAPVVEATTDLDEALRGADFVFSAIRVGGLEGRAADERVALAEGVLGQETVGAGGIAYGLRTVPVATDIARRVAALAPDAWVINFTNPAGLVTEAMSRVLGDRVVGICDSPVGLGRRVARALGADPARVWMDYVGLNHLGWLRGVRVRGRDELPRLLADREALGSLEEGRLFGADWLRSLGAIPNEYLHYYYFNRETVRAYRRAERTRGAFLRDQQAGFYAEPSLRRWRSALAEREATYMAGSREASGAGERAGTDLESGGYEKVALALMRAVARDERTTLILNVRNGTALSVLDADAVIEVPCLVDASGAHPYAVDPLPGHATGLVTAVKAVEREVMTAAESGSRAAAVRAFALHPLVDSVTVARRLLDGYTAVHPGLAHLNRK
- a CDS encoding RNHCP domain-containing protein, with protein sequence MSSHTTNNNHILSLGTFSCARCGLTVSAYSADGAPRNHCPSCLHSRHVLDHVEGGPSDCEGRMSPIAIAVLRTGDWMVIHRCVRCDELTSNPVCADDNQLILMRMAVRPLAQPPFPLEAFGTL